One window of Candidatus Nitrospira kreftii genomic DNA carries:
- a CDS encoding hypothetical protein (conserved exported protein of unknown function), producing the protein MTKSSRVLIALILSPYLIWSMGGSSEASDAHEKESVAEKPTSSGTSQPPVAADGQPTSSKPAPETKPQLPVAPASKSDASTEHKEVAPEKPGAGLSQTPAGSDSQPTAPKPTPDAKPHQPATPTPAPKGEASTEHKEIAPDKPGSDSQSTTPKPTPEAKPPPPAVPAPKSDASTEHKEIAPKKPASDTQSTTPKPTPEAKPPVAPLPKSDSSAEHKEVVPKKPASDSQSNAPKPVPEVKPQPPATPTMKADLPPDHEVKDKEPALKKTLGSLILSVKLALMGDSRLFHYEIEVEDDQQTITLSGRVSTEEEKAVAKEVAQKVHGVKDVVNKLTVEKDLAKALMRKQDETLTSLVKERFSKSATLKAANFDVKTEEGVVLINGTVRFQVIALEAAEAARQVPGVRAVNTEKVRLEGES; encoded by the coding sequence ATGACGAAGTCATCACGAGTACTGATCGCTCTCATTCTCAGTCCGTACTTGATCTGGTCGATGGGTGGAAGCTCTGAGGCATCCGATGCCCACGAAAAAGAAAGCGTAGCGGAAAAACCCACATCTTCAGGGACGTCCCAGCCTCCGGTCGCCGCTGATGGCCAACCGACGTCATCCAAACCGGCTCCAGAAACGAAGCCTCAACTCCCGGTTGCTCCTGCATCGAAGAGTGACGCGTCGACTGAACACAAAGAGGTTGCGCCAGAGAAGCCTGGGGCCGGCCTTTCACAGACACCGGCTGGATCCGACAGCCAGCCGACCGCACCAAAGCCAACACCGGACGCAAAACCACACCAGCCGGCTACTCCCACACCTGCGCCGAAAGGGGAGGCATCAACCGAGCACAAAGAGATTGCGCCAGATAAACCTGGATCCGATAGTCAGTCGACAACGCCGAAACCGACGCCGGAAGCGAAGCCCCCGCCACCAGCCGTTCCCGCACCGAAGAGTGACGCGTCGACCGAACATAAGGAGATCGCGCCGAAAAAGCCTGCGTCCGACACTCAGTCGACAACACCCAAACCAACACCGGAAGCGAAGCCCCCGGTGGCTCCCCTGCCGAAGAGTGACTCCTCGGCGGAGCACAAAGAGGTCGTGCCGAAAAAGCCTGCGTCCGACAGTCAGTCGAACGCCCCCAAACCGGTGCCAGAAGTGAAACCGCAGCCGCCGGCCACTCCTACCATGAAGGCCGACCTTCCACCTGATCATGAGGTGAAAGACAAGGAGCCGGCTCTGAAGAAGACGCTGGGATCGCTGATCCTTTCGGTCAAGCTTGCGCTGATGGGGGATTCAAGGCTGTTCCACTACGAAATCGAAGTGGAAGATGATCAGCAAACGATTACCCTCAGCGGGCGTGTTTCGACAGAAGAAGAAAAGGCTGTCGCGAAGGAAGTAGCGCAGAAAGTTCATGGCGTTAAAGACGTCGTCAACAAACTCACCGTGGAGAAGGATTTAGCGAAAGCATTGATGAGGAAGCAGGATGAGACGCTTACCTCTTTGGTTAAAGAACGTTTTTCCAAGAGCGCTACGTTAAAGGCGGCCAACTTCGACGTGAAGACGGAGGAGGGGGTTGTTCTGATTAACGGAACGGTCCGTTTCCAGGTCATTGCCCTAGAGGCTGCTGAGGCTGCTAGGCAAGTGCCTGGGGTACGCGCCGTAAACACCGAAAAGGTACGGCTGGAGGGCGAGAGCTGA
- a CDS encoding putative Permease, MFS family, with the protein MQGRSGHFSRSPTIVEKADSTGVETRPLLLTRDFGLVWSGQLISQIGDGVSKLALLWFVYAVTGSPLKTSVIALLQTIPPIVLGPIIGVYVDRLPKKVLLITSDLLRALLIGLIPCLIPVESFTVSVLYVLVLLHAVASAVFGPALTASIPAFVPKTQFTAANALLQGTTSLGIIFGPAMSGLGIAAYGSQEVLCLNAATYVISAACLMLVRFGKPAAITPSLAATPTMLQDLVEGFRYCVVTQPGLLLLTGTAALHTFGSSALNALFPVFARKMLGLGPVEVGYLWSALGVGLLFTSIGLLWVTNWMVKDRLWLIVGTSVMSGVALYGLTWTGDPYLAGLLMGLVGCGLGSFTPIAWGIIQEVAPGHMVGRVLGLYGTGAMTAAIGGISAFGWITEQQGPETGLLGIGVILLLSALVAARMSRATVVTS; encoded by the coding sequence ATGCAGGGCCGCTCAGGCCACTTCTCTCGCTCTCCCACCATAGTGGAGAAAGCAGATAGCACAGGGGTCGAGACTCGCCCCCTGCTCCTCACCCGCGACTTCGGACTGGTCTGGTCCGGACAACTCATCTCTCAAATCGGCGACGGTGTCTCTAAGCTAGCCTTGCTGTGGTTTGTCTATGCCGTCACCGGATCGCCGCTCAAAACATCGGTGATCGCACTGCTTCAGACTATTCCTCCGATTGTGTTGGGGCCCATTATCGGGGTCTATGTCGATCGGCTTCCGAAAAAGGTATTGCTGATCACCAGCGATTTGCTGCGGGCGTTGCTGATCGGGTTGATCCCGTGCCTGATTCCTGTTGAGTCCTTTACGGTATCAGTGCTCTACGTATTGGTTCTCCTGCACGCGGTTGCCTCAGCGGTGTTCGGGCCGGCTCTCACCGCCTCTATTCCCGCGTTCGTCCCCAAAACGCAGTTCACGGCGGCCAACGCGTTGCTCCAGGGCACTACGAGTCTCGGCATCATTTTTGGTCCTGCGATGAGTGGATTAGGGATCGCTGCATACGGATCACAGGAAGTCTTATGCCTCAATGCGGCGACGTACGTGATTTCAGCCGCGTGCCTCATGCTGGTCCGCTTTGGCAAGCCTGCTGCGATCACGCCATCGCTTGCAGCAACGCCGACAATGTTGCAGGATCTTGTCGAAGGATTTCGCTATTGTGTAGTCACCCAACCTGGACTGTTGCTCCTCACGGGTACCGCAGCGCTCCACACGTTCGGCAGTAGCGCGCTGAATGCGCTTTTCCCAGTGTTTGCGAGAAAAATGCTGGGACTGGGGCCGGTCGAGGTTGGTTATTTATGGTCGGCACTCGGTGTCGGATTGCTGTTCACGTCCATTGGGCTTCTATGGGTGACCAATTGGATGGTCAAAGATCGCCTTTGGTTGATCGTGGGCACGAGTGTGATGAGCGGCGTCGCTCTCTATGGGTTGACATGGACAGGCGATCCGTATCTGGCGGGTCTCCTCATGGGACTTGTGGGTTGTGGGTTAGGCTCCTTCACGCCGATTGCGTGGGGAATTATTCAAGAGGTTGCGCCAGGCCATATGGTCGGGCGCGTGCTGGGACTCTATGGGACCGGCGCCATGACCGCCGCTATCGGCGGAATCTCTGCGTTCGGTTGGATCACGGAGCAGCAGGGACCAGAAACCGGCTTGCTCGGCATAGGGGTTATTCTATTGCTGTCAGCGTTGGTCGCAGCGCGGATGAGTCGGGCAACTGTCGTCACATCGTAG
- a CDS encoding Amylo-alpha-1,6-glucosidase — translation MSDVIRWNDQYYILASSSLADARTEVLKHGETFAVFDRYGEIHQVVPGPQGLYHEGTRFLSRFELSLGTQRLMMLSASAKEDNALFTVDFTNSDIMLENQRYVPRGTLHLSRTRFLWQGTWHERIRIHNYGTTRLPLSITIGLEADFADLFEARGRTRPRRGGRLKTIRSKSGLVFGYKGLDEVIRRTHVRCSPAPKQVMADGFRIESRISPHTDLTWEIAISCEVKQRRNRVVLNYDRAQHEAEGALRKARASDAHIYTSNEQFNHWLNRSLADLHMLISDTPQGLYPYAGVPWFSVPFGRDGIITALQMLWMNPDIARGVLGFLAATQATEARPEQDAEIGKILHETRQGEMAALGEIPFGRYYGSVDATPLFIVLAGAYYNRSGDREFLVTLWPHIQRALEWIDQAGDPTGMGFTTYARRSAKGLVHQGWKDSHDSIFHADGTAVEGPVALCEVQAYVYRGKRAAADLARILGDHDHADRLLKEADSLQERFERAFWCEELGSYAIALDGRGKPCRVRSSNAGHCLYGGIAEQKRGLRTAHTLLGEEFFSGWGIRTIATSEARYNPMSYHNGSVWPHDNAMIAAGMADYGDKQGAMKVLTGIFDASLFIALHRLPELFCGFSRRPGESPTLYPTACSPQAWAAGAGFQLLQACMGLQIDGTRRLVTFDRPVLPPFLERVQIRNLSIGTARLDLVLDRHESEVAVRVARRVGEAEVVHVV, via the coding sequence ATGAGCGACGTGATTCGATGGAATGATCAGTATTACATCCTGGCTTCATCCTCGCTGGCTGATGCCCGCACCGAAGTCTTGAAGCATGGAGAGACCTTCGCAGTGTTTGATCGGTACGGCGAAATTCACCAGGTCGTTCCTGGTCCACAGGGGCTGTATCATGAAGGGACTCGGTTTCTTTCACGATTTGAGTTGTCGCTCGGGACCCAGCGTCTCATGATGCTGAGCGCTTCAGCGAAAGAGGACAATGCGCTCTTTACAGTAGATTTCACCAACTCAGACATAATGTTGGAAAACCAACGGTACGTTCCGCGGGGGACGCTTCATCTTTCTCGCACACGATTTCTCTGGCAAGGGACGTGGCACGAGCGTATCCGCATTCATAACTATGGAACGACAAGACTTCCCCTTTCGATCACGATCGGACTCGAAGCTGATTTTGCCGACCTCTTTGAGGCGAGAGGGAGAACGCGGCCGCGCCGCGGTGGGCGTCTCAAAACCATTCGATCCAAATCCGGACTCGTATTTGGGTACAAAGGGCTGGATGAGGTCATCCGTCGAACCCATGTGCGGTGCTCGCCGGCTCCGAAACAAGTAATGGCCGACGGGTTCAGGATTGAGTCACGCATCTCTCCGCATACCGACCTGACATGGGAAATCGCCATTTCCTGCGAAGTGAAGCAGCGACGGAATCGAGTGGTTCTCAACTACGATCGAGCTCAGCATGAAGCAGAGGGCGCGTTACGGAAAGCCAGAGCTTCGGATGCGCACATCTACACGTCAAATGAACAATTCAATCATTGGTTAAACCGGTCGCTGGCCGATCTCCATATGCTGATCTCGGACACACCGCAGGGACTTTATCCCTATGCGGGCGTCCCCTGGTTCAGCGTTCCGTTCGGCCGAGACGGTATCATCACCGCACTGCAAATGCTCTGGATGAATCCCGATATCGCGCGCGGAGTGCTGGGGTTTCTTGCGGCGACGCAGGCGACGGAAGCTCGGCCGGAGCAGGATGCGGAGATCGGAAAAATATTGCACGAGACTCGTCAAGGCGAGATGGCCGCGCTAGGGGAAATCCCATTCGGTCGATACTATGGGAGTGTCGACGCCACCCCACTGTTCATTGTACTGGCAGGCGCCTACTACAACAGAAGCGGCGATCGTGAGTTCCTTGTCACCCTCTGGCCGCATATTCAGCGTGCACTCGAGTGGATCGATCAGGCTGGTGATCCAACGGGCATGGGTTTCACAACCTATGCGAGACGGTCTGCCAAGGGCCTCGTGCATCAAGGATGGAAAGATTCACACGATTCTATTTTTCATGCCGACGGGACGGCAGTGGAGGGGCCGGTTGCGCTGTGTGAGGTCCAGGCCTATGTGTATCGAGGCAAGCGAGCTGCAGCGGATTTGGCAAGGATTCTAGGGGATCACGACCATGCCGATCGATTGCTGAAAGAAGCGGACTCACTTCAGGAACGGTTCGAGCGGGCGTTTTGGTGCGAGGAACTCGGCTCTTACGCGATTGCTTTGGACGGGCGGGGGAAGCCATGCCGTGTGCGGTCCTCGAATGCGGGTCATTGCCTGTATGGTGGTATAGCCGAGCAGAAGCGTGGACTTCGGACCGCGCACACACTCTTAGGAGAGGAGTTCTTCAGCGGATGGGGCATCCGAACGATCGCGACCTCCGAGGCACGATACAACCCGATGTCCTATCATAATGGGTCGGTATGGCCTCACGACAACGCCATGATTGCGGCTGGCATGGCGGATTACGGCGACAAGCAAGGAGCCATGAAGGTCTTGACCGGAATCTTCGATGCCAGTCTGTTTATCGCGCTTCATCGGTTGCCGGAATTATTCTGCGGATTCTCTCGACGTCCTGGTGAAAGCCCCACGCTCTATCCGACGGCTTGCTCTCCGCAAGCTTGGGCTGCCGGGGCCGGCTTCCAGCTTCTACAGGCCTGCATGGGTTTGCAAATCGATGGAACTCGTCGCCTCGTCACTTTCGACCGTCCCGTGCTTCCACCGTTCCTTGAGCGGGTTCAGATTCGGAACCTCTCGATCGGAACCGCCCGTCTTGATCTCGTACTCGATCGACATGAGAGCGAAGTGGCGGTGAGGGTTGCCCGCCGAGTTGGTGAGGCAGAAGTTGTGCACGTGGTCTAG
- a CDS encoding Multidrug ABC transporter substrate-binding protein gives MSFFWLTLVSALRILRRNPLRAGLTMLGIIIGIGAVVAMVSLGQGATASVQAEISSLGTNVLIIVPGATTVGGVRGGLGSISTLTVDDAEEIEKKVSSVTTAMYGSRSVLQAIRENKNWSTVVFGTTPVFPDIRNWPIAQGNFFTQSDLDSAAKVAVLGKTVVQNLFETGEEVVGSEIRIRNVPLRVIGVLASKGQSITGQDQDDFVVLPFSTAERKVLGTKFLGTVGIILVATVTRDDIPAAADDIKELLRARHRLHQSEDDDFTIRTMEDIAKTIAGTSQTMMFMLMSIASISLIVGGIGIMNILLVSVTERTREIGLRMAVGAKRAHILLQFLIEAIIMTAIGGVLGVAAGIGISLLLTTMIGWPTIINTEAVVASFLFSLIVGLFFGLYPANKASKLNPIEALRYE, from the coding sequence ATGTCTTTTTTCTGGCTCACCCTCGTTTCCGCCCTTCGCATTCTCCGCCGGAATCCTTTGCGAGCCGGATTGACGATGCTGGGCATCATTATCGGAATCGGCGCAGTGGTCGCCATGGTCAGCCTGGGTCAGGGCGCGACGGCCTCTGTCCAGGCTGAAATCTCGAGTCTTGGCACCAATGTTCTGATTATCGTCCCAGGCGCGACCACGGTCGGCGGTGTCCGCGGCGGACTCGGCTCCATTTCGACCCTGACAGTCGACGATGCAGAGGAGATCGAGAAAAAAGTCTCGAGTGTCACGACCGCGATGTACGGCTCACGATCAGTCCTTCAAGCCATCCGAGAAAACAAGAACTGGAGCACGGTCGTCTTCGGAACAACCCCTGTCTTTCCCGATATTCGGAACTGGCCCATCGCCCAAGGGAATTTCTTCACTCAGTCTGACCTCGATTCAGCGGCGAAAGTTGCAGTTTTGGGGAAAACGGTTGTCCAGAATCTGTTCGAGACCGGGGAAGAGGTCGTGGGAAGCGAGATTCGTATCAGAAATGTTCCACTCAGAGTTATCGGCGTCCTGGCCTCGAAAGGCCAATCTATCACAGGGCAGGACCAGGACGACTTCGTGGTGCTTCCATTCTCAACAGCCGAGCGCAAGGTTCTAGGGACGAAGTTTTTAGGAACCGTCGGAATCATTCTGGTGGCGACCGTAACCCGAGACGATATCCCTGCCGCTGCAGACGACATCAAGGAGCTGTTGAGGGCGAGACATCGACTACACCAATCCGAAGACGACGATTTCACGATCCGCACGATGGAGGATATCGCTAAGACGATCGCCGGCACGAGCCAGACCATGATGTTCATGTTGATGAGCATCGCCTCGATTTCGTTGATCGTCGGTGGCATCGGCATCATGAATATCCTGCTCGTGTCGGTGACGGAACGGACGAGGGAAATCGGATTGCGCATGGCTGTCGGTGCCAAACGCGCGCACATCTTGCTGCAGTTTCTTATCGAAGCGATTATCATGACGGCAATCGGTGGAGTGCTCGGTGTCGCCGCAGGCATCGGGATATCCTTGTTGCTCACCACCATGATCGGGTGGCCGACCATCATCAACACCGAAGCCGTGGTGGCCTCGTTTCTGTTCTCTTTGATCGTGGGATTGTTTTTCGGCCTGTATCCCGCCAACAAGGCCTCGAAGCTGAACCCGATCGAAGCGCTGAGATATGAGTGA
- a CDS encoding Efflux transporter periplasmic adaptor subunit codes for MTTNPHEPKPSVPVTEVVHDHTEAALAHRPSDSFPEQRGAIPAIPIHAPSRQSRLPWLIGIVMIMVIGGGGMWHWWTSGTPPIQYKTALVDRGPITAIVTATGTVNPVISVQVGSQVSGKVSQLFADFNSQVTKGQVLAQIDQKSFKARLSQARAAVKSAKGNLAKADVSATQRKREFDRMAALRPQAFVSQADVDLAETNYRDAAANVEVLQAQLDQAQAALASAELDLGYTTIYSPVDGIVVSRNVDVGQTLAAAFQTPILFVIAQDLTQMQVNANVSESDIGGVKEGTEANFRVDAYPKQFFEGVVTQVRNAPISIQNVVTYDVVITVSNPELKLKPGMTANVTIVTSRKEYPLRVPNGALRFRMPNVPLDRKATRVWVVDSDNQPRQVDVTTGIADSLSTEIVDGVLKEGDRVIVGLETEEEQAQKKLPPGFEPSRGMR; via the coding sequence ATGACCACTAATCCCCATGAGCCCAAACCTTCTGTTCCCGTCACGGAAGTCGTTCATGATCACACCGAGGCTGCACTGGCACATCGACCGTCCGATTCATTCCCTGAACAGAGAGGAGCTATTCCAGCGATCCCGATCCATGCACCATCGAGACAATCTCGTCTGCCCTGGTTGATCGGCATCGTGATGATCATGGTCATCGGCGGAGGGGGCATGTGGCATTGGTGGACCTCCGGGACTCCTCCGATCCAGTACAAGACAGCCCTCGTCGATCGAGGCCCGATCACGGCCATTGTCACGGCGACCGGCACCGTCAATCCGGTAATCTCCGTCCAGGTCGGCAGCCAGGTTTCCGGCAAAGTGTCGCAACTGTTCGCTGATTTCAATTCACAGGTCACAAAGGGACAGGTCCTTGCGCAGATCGATCAAAAATCGTTCAAGGCCCGCTTGAGCCAAGCACGCGCTGCCGTAAAGAGCGCCAAGGGGAACCTCGCAAAGGCCGACGTATCGGCTACACAGCGCAAGCGGGAATTTGATCGCATGGCGGCACTACGACCACAGGCGTTCGTTTCACAAGCGGACGTTGATCTCGCTGAGACCAACTATCGAGATGCGGCGGCCAACGTCGAGGTTCTGCAGGCGCAGCTCGATCAAGCCCAGGCGGCGCTGGCTTCTGCGGAATTGGATCTTGGCTACACGACGATCTACTCGCCGGTGGATGGAATCGTGGTTTCCCGAAACGTGGATGTCGGCCAAACTCTGGCCGCGGCCTTCCAAACACCGATTCTCTTTGTGATTGCCCAAGACCTGACCCAGATGCAGGTCAACGCCAACGTCAGTGAATCAGACATTGGCGGCGTCAAGGAAGGCACGGAAGCGAATTTCCGTGTCGACGCCTATCCGAAACAGTTCTTCGAAGGCGTCGTGACACAGGTGCGCAACGCACCCATTAGTATTCAGAACGTCGTGACCTATGACGTGGTCATCACTGTGAGCAATCCCGAGCTGAAACTAAAGCCGGGCATGACGGCAAACGTGACAATCGTTACGTCCCGCAAGGAATATCCGCTGCGGGTGCCGAACGGCGCGCTGAGATTCCGCATGCCAAACGTACCGCTCGACAGAAAAGCGACCCGAGTCTGGGTGGTGGACTCCGATAACCAGCCCCGTCAAGTGGATGTCACGACCGGCATTGCAGACTCACTCTCCACTGAAATTGTGGATGGTGTATTGAAGGAAGGAGACCGCGTCATCGTAGGTCTTGAGACAGAGGAAGAGCAGGCCCAGAAGAAATTGCCGCCTGGGTTCGAACCGAGTCGGGGAATGAGATGA
- a CDS encoding ATPase — translation MPELNHHDIHQLRIEDVLKRLETSNGGLAFDEAQRRLAQYGPNVLVEPDRYSPLRGLVRHFTHFLAILLWIAAGLSFAADFMQPGEGMATLGWAILGVIIINAGFAFFQEYKAEHAVQALRCLLPSKAWVTRGGQFVEAARSEIVPGDVLILEEGERVPADGRLIEAEGMRVDNAALTGESRPKRRIAEATQDGHWLDLQNLVFAGTTILSGHGRAVVFATGMRSEFGKIAALTTTVETAFSPLQQEIIKVTRIVGVISLAMGATFFVIGVSTGLGFWISAIFGIGIIVANVPEGLLPTVTLALAMSSQRMAKRNALIKHLPSVETLGCTKVICTDKTGTLTENRMKVDRFFADGLVIESREGCFFARGRLVSTTDAQRWRPFFDVLLHCHNAKRVRKSDGRFVVTGDPTEVALLEFAIEHGLAHQPPLWRMGELAFDADRKRMSTLHWAEGRLMAFTKGAPESVLPLCASTHVHGNAITMTSDERTRILSQSRSFAEQAYRVLAVAMREVAHQPEHIEVETIESDLTFLGLVAMMDPPHREVPEAITKCQRAGVRIVMVTGDHPLTALAVARKIGLVPNQAAPSPSSFVPVIEGSQLDKTSDEQLRQLLTPARPGEPDPVFARMAPRHKMRIVSTFKEMGEVVAVTGDGVNDAPALKKADIGIAMGITGTDVAKETADMILLDDNFATIVSAIEEGRTVYDNIRKFSSYILASNVPEIVPFLGYGFIGMPLSLTIPQILAVDLGTDMIPALGLGTERPQSDVMDLPPRARSERLLSLPILLRAYLFLGVIEAVVAMGGFFLFLYSQGWTWGTHLDWSSPLYKQATTVTFAGIVLAQVANVFACRSDHLSVSKLGWGTNPLIVWGILTELIILSLIAYTPIGNQVFGTSPLPLWIFGPLVLGALALLLGEEGRKIIANQYNRKIHTHTETTQVMHHDH, via the coding sequence GTGCCTGAGTTGAACCATCACGACATTCACCAGCTTCGGATTGAAGATGTGCTGAAGCGGCTGGAAACCAGCAACGGAGGTCTGGCTTTCGATGAGGCTCAACGGCGATTGGCTCAATACGGACCGAATGTGCTCGTCGAGCCGGATCGCTACTCACCCCTCCGTGGGCTCGTACGCCATTTCACCCACTTCCTCGCCATCCTCCTCTGGATCGCCGCCGGTCTCTCCTTTGCGGCCGACTTCATGCAACCCGGTGAGGGGATGGCAACGCTGGGTTGGGCCATCCTCGGCGTCATCATCATCAACGCTGGGTTCGCCTTTTTTCAGGAATACAAAGCGGAACACGCCGTTCAGGCACTTCGCTGTCTGCTGCCGAGCAAGGCGTGGGTCACAAGAGGCGGGCAATTCGTCGAAGCCGCACGGAGCGAAATTGTGCCCGGCGATGTGCTGATTTTAGAAGAAGGCGAACGGGTGCCGGCCGATGGACGTCTCATCGAAGCGGAGGGAATGCGGGTAGACAATGCCGCTTTGACCGGCGAATCAAGACCAAAACGACGGATAGCCGAGGCCACACAAGACGGGCACTGGCTCGACCTCCAGAATCTTGTCTTTGCCGGCACCACCATCCTATCGGGACATGGTCGCGCCGTGGTCTTTGCCACTGGAATGCGTTCGGAATTCGGCAAGATCGCCGCCCTCACTACCACGGTCGAAACTGCATTCAGCCCCCTTCAGCAAGAGATCATTAAGGTCACCCGTATTGTCGGCGTCATTTCATTGGCTATGGGAGCCACGTTCTTCGTGATCGGTGTCTCAACGGGACTCGGATTCTGGATCAGTGCGATCTTCGGCATCGGCATCATCGTGGCGAACGTGCCGGAGGGTTTACTCCCGACTGTTACTCTCGCCCTCGCCATGAGCAGCCAACGCATGGCAAAACGTAACGCATTGATCAAGCACCTGCCCTCAGTGGAGACCCTCGGCTGCACCAAGGTAATTTGTACGGATAAGACGGGGACATTGACGGAAAATCGCATGAAAGTGGATCGCTTTTTCGCCGATGGACTTGTGATTGAATCACGAGAAGGCTGTTTCTTTGCCAGAGGGCGCTTGGTCAGCACTACCGACGCACAGCGATGGCGACCCTTTTTTGACGTGCTCCTCCACTGCCACAACGCCAAGCGTGTCAGAAAGTCCGATGGACGTTTCGTAGTCACCGGCGATCCTACGGAAGTTGCGTTGTTGGAATTTGCCATCGAACATGGGCTGGCCCACCAGCCTCCCCTGTGGCGAATGGGGGAGTTGGCATTCGATGCAGATCGGAAGCGGATGAGCACCCTCCATTGGGCAGAAGGACGACTCATGGCATTCACCAAGGGCGCTCCGGAATCGGTCTTACCTCTCTGCGCCAGCACTCACGTCCATGGCAATGCCATAACCATGACCTCGGATGAGCGCACACGCATCCTGAGCCAGAGCCGGTCCTTTGCCGAGCAGGCCTACCGCGTGCTCGCCGTCGCCATGCGCGAAGTGGCCCATCAGCCTGAGCATATTGAAGTGGAAACGATTGAGTCAGACCTGACGTTCCTCGGACTCGTGGCCATGATGGATCCACCGCACCGAGAAGTGCCGGAGGCCATCACGAAATGCCAAAGAGCCGGTGTCCGCATCGTTATGGTCACCGGCGACCATCCGCTCACGGCACTGGCTGTTGCACGCAAGATCGGCCTGGTTCCTAACCAGGCGGCACCGTCACCGAGCAGTTTCGTCCCGGTCATCGAAGGGTCGCAGCTCGACAAGACGAGCGACGAGCAACTCCGTCAGCTGCTGACCCCGGCTCGGCCAGGCGAACCGGACCCAGTCTTTGCCCGGATGGCCCCGCGCCACAAGATGCGGATCGTCTCCACATTCAAAGAGATGGGGGAAGTGGTCGCGGTCACCGGCGACGGAGTCAACGACGCGCCGGCTCTCAAGAAAGCCGACATCGGCATCGCAATGGGCATCACCGGCACGGATGTCGCCAAAGAAACGGCCGACATGATACTGCTTGACGACAACTTTGCAACGATCGTGAGTGCGATCGAAGAGGGCCGTACTGTCTATGACAACATTCGAAAATTCTCGTCCTATATACTGGCGAGCAACGTCCCGGAAATAGTCCCATTTCTTGGCTATGGTTTCATCGGCATGCCGTTGTCCCTCACAATCCCGCAAATCTTGGCAGTCGACCTCGGAACCGATATGATCCCCGCCCTAGGTCTCGGGACAGAGCGGCCCCAATCCGATGTCATGGACCTTCCGCCGCGCGCACGAAGCGAGCGACTGCTGAGCCTCCCAATCCTGTTACGTGCTTATCTTTTCCTCGGCGTCATCGAAGCGGTCGTGGCGATGGGAGGATTCTTTCTTTTTCTCTACAGTCAAGGCTGGACATGGGGAACTCACCTGGATTGGTCCTCACCTTTATATAAGCAGGCAACAACCGTCACCTTTGCCGGAATCGTCCTGGCCCAGGTGGCCAACGTCTTCGCTTGTCGGTCTGATCATCTCTCGGTTTCCAAGCTCGGATGGGGGACCAATCCGTTGATTGTATGGGGGATACTTACAGAACTCATCATTCTGTCGCTGATTGCCTACACGCCGATTGGGAACCAGGTCTTCGGAACCAGCCCTTTGCCTCTCTGGATCTTTGGACCACTCGTACTCGGAGCTCTCGCGCTCTTGCTCGGGGAAGAGGGTCGGAAGATCATCGCGAACCAGTATAATCGTAAGATTCATACTCATACCGAAACCACCCAAGTAATGCATCATGACCACTAA